The Pieris rapae chromosome 8, ilPieRapa1.1, whole genome shotgun sequence genomic interval CGCTTCCATAGACACCGCGTGGAACACCTGACGGACATTCATACATACGTCGACAATTCTTTAGATCTACCCAAAAGGAAACATATTAGGACAAAATTCATGTGAGACGATGAAATTTGTCACCTTATTGACGGTATTGCTGGTGCCGACGATCTTGATGTACTGCACCACTCTGGGCCCGAAGTAGAGGTTCTGCCAAGAGCGGCAGAAGTAGTTGCTGTGGTCGATCACGCGGACCCAGTCCTTCTGGTCCACCGACACTTCGACGAAGTACGCGTACGACCTGCTCGCGTCGAACGATACTTTGAAATAGTAAAGTGTGTGGTATTTGATGATACTGATCATCTAGGTGTGTCGGAGGACCTTAATTGGAACACCTCCGAGTGATTTTCGTTGCAggagttaatatttaaaaaaaatgtgtaatgtATTGTAATTCGTAAACAGCCGTCGTTAGGAAATACGTCGAGTATTTCCTAACGACTAAACCTAACTTCTTACGACTTCAAACGACTTTCCTAAcggtataaaatattgaatattttttatttaccgatttttcatacttaaaaaacaatcgattaattaaaaaactattgtttATGCAGCACATCTCTAAAAACCAATAGAAAAGTAGAAAATGTCGGATtgtttacatatttcaatactttacaaaaaaaaaaatttttctttttaaatacaaacttAATGTTCCAGTCAAGGTCCGCCGAGACATCTACATAATCAGTATCATCAAATTCgtgtatataaattcaaagGCCAACCAAATGTGGAGAACATTGCGAATCACCGATAGGGCGTTTAGCTCACCGATTATCCCTGTCCCACAGCAGCAGTCGCACGTGGTTGATAATGGTGGTGGTGGCCAAGCGGACGATGATGCCGGGATTGTCCGGGGCGTCGGATATGGTGTGCCGGGTGTACCCTCTCTCCATGTCGTAGTTCTCCGTGTCCCCGTCGAGTAGCGCCGATCGCATGTCGCCCGTTATCACCCGCGCGCCCCGTTTGGGGGTCGCCACGTTTTCTTCGGGCACTGACcagttattatcattaataaccTTTCATTCGAATAATAaaccacaaaatattttgacatttcaaattaataaatgcacGAAAGAGTAATTCGGTGAGAGCCgataagattaattttatttatgtgtaaaGTATTGCCAATcgaatatattacaaaattcgtTGTTAAACACTTCGCGGGAACAAATTACAATTGAcacaattaaatgaaaaaagtaTTCAAGTAGACAGAGACATACATAGAAGCCCTCGATGGGGCAGGTCCGTTGTGCTGGTTTGGGTCTTCTCCTGTATGGCGTCCAGCAACATGTCCGGCGTCACAAGGCTGAAGGGCCGCACTACAGTGAGCAGTTCTTCCAGACTCATCAGAGTCAGTCGAACGCATTTCAAGATCTTCTCctgataaaaacattacttaCTGTTGTTATCTTACTGTATACACCAggactaatttaatttatattatgagtTGGAAAGAAAGCATTCTTCTAAGTGATACAGTGATAAATAATCTGAAAATATCAAATACCACATGCGCCATGCTGCTGTCCGATTTGACCCATTGCTGGTTGGCATTGAACCAGTTGCATACGGCCTTGAAGATGTCCACTTCCGGAGCAAAAAACGAGTCTCTCTCCAAGAGGCCTTGTAGAGCTTCCTGacaacataatttattcaatttcaactcaatttaattgatatatggACCTATATattcctttaatatttttaagacgtttttaaattatgtattactgGGAATTCAAAATGTGTTCAACGACTAAAGTgttataaatcaataacagaaaaattattttgtgacacaaatataaattaaatgtatttgcaACTACCAAATATTTCGttcgtaataatattttgtaaaatgggGATTCGCAACTCAGGTTAAAATTCTACGatgatttaaatacataataatatgattttcaTGAATTTTTCTCTCAGTTTTGGGATTTAAGACttactgtaattttaatatgaagtaAAATTCATATTGAAAAGTTTAAATGTGACTTACAATTGATAATTGTAGAAAAGTGTCATGCTGCAAAACTTCAGTAGCGTTCCTATCCAGAAAGTTAAAGCAATAATCCATCAAGGCATCTAGTCTGTAGAGTCTGCGaatcataaaacatatatcaaaattaaaatacctctcgaaaaataagtatttctattttatagatttttatatgtaggtaCTAAGCTTATATAGTTTAGAAAGATCTAAGTAACGTTTAAGCGCCCTTCGTAAGATTTTTGTAAAGGATAATGATATAACATTTCTATAATTcctttataagaaataaataatgaacttGATTCTCGTCAACAAAAtggtttttgaagtgaaatttcttCTAGGCGCATAAGAGTAaaattttttacggatgaaacttgtttttgtcaaagaaaagggagagagcgattgaaagagtgagaaagggagatcgactttattagatacatattattactttagatggcaattccgtcgcataacgtcttgcagaaacgcagattttttatttatattatatgttattatattatcattagcacgtatgcAGTTTGTAAATAGTTTGACTATAGAtacacaaatacatggagtcatcatatactggtacatgattttttacaaaagatcataattattatacaaattgcACGTCGCCATCGGAAACCAGTTTAAATTTCGTCATTTCAGTCTTCTGGGTTcagaatatgtatttttaatgccaTTATCGTAATTGATGAAATTACCATATTGCACAcccctaaataataataggtgCAGAATGACCTCACATCTCTACGAACGCCAAAGGCTTAAGCCGCTCGGAAAGGGATTGGTCATTTGagcattactttatttaactatctGGATTCTGTTTGATagaaacaatttgtatattttttactaagatTGTTTGACTTGAAGGTAGAAATTAGAATACAATTATATGGTTTTTGTGTTATTGAAGTTAACATaagtgttataaaaaaaattaaaattaaaaaatacttttaaaacataagataaaataagcacacaatgaaataaaataaaagtaccaGAAATTTTTGGAAaagcagaaaaataaaattaggttCAAGAAAGGCACCCAACGATGCGTTCTCTAAAACCAATCACAGCCCACTACCAAATACATACAGCTACGGATAAGCTGTGTTCAAATACTTGGAATCCTAGGTTGGTTTTGGCGGAAGGAATTCGGAAAATATTGCTGATTTTAGACCAAGGGAGTGTGTGTTGTGTTGTTATTATATTGGTGTATCATCTGTTATGCAAGGTTATAATTTAGATAGTTCAGTATAAAGAATGGAGGGAAATGCTAAAGTTAGTGTGAAAGTGTCATTGGCTAGTTTTAATTGTTCTCCAGATATTGGTTGTAGGAGTGGACTCTTTGGTAGCTATTATGAGatgtgaattattttttaaaatataaatctatcaTATTGTGCCTTCTATGCAGTTTATGAAATCTTACCGAGCAGCATCCAAAACCGCACAGACATTTCGAAGGGCCAAGACTTGTCGCAAGTAATCAGATATAGCTGTTTCCAACTTCTGGTAGTTAAACTGGTGTGCTAGCCCCAACATATCGAGTACTGTGTCTTCGCGCAGCAATGAAAGCCCCATGTGAcctatacaaatacaaatttcagtttttctcAGGTGTTTAAAAGAATTACTGGGacattctatatttattattattacttgtaaataaattgataaatagtaCTGACataccaaattaattaaacttgtttgataaataattaaatgttatattctttattttaaagttgaatTAGAAAGCTCTCCCAATtcttataacttaaatatggGCCTTTCTCTGCTAACAGGAAAATCATGGtccaagcattttttttttactttggctATATTAATGCATagccatatttattaaaacacataatataaaacctgTTACTTAAGGAGTCAAgcttaatcaatatttagaaTCATAATCATTTCATAAATTCGGTCTAAAGGCCACTAAAAACAGTCCTCTGTTATGTCCTAATTCCGGATCGAGTATGAGTCGGTTCGGTTTTTCtaagttctatttaaaaaagtaaaattttgaacactataaaaacataaagaatATTTGATGCATGTgaacaaaaaactattattattttagataattttttagtaCTAAAAACTAGTGTTTGAATTTTGTCCAGACATTTTTTGAACAGTCCTGTGTCATAATTTGAATGTCGCgccacaaaaatattaaagacaatTCTGGTCACATTGCCTTTGAAACCGAACGTTAACAGTGTGAAGTTTGCTCGGTCGCCATGCTAAACAAATCGCCGCCATTTTGCGCAGTGACAACTCCGCGTCAGTATGGTAGCCACGTCTCTGTAGTGTTGAGTGAACATTCCTCTGGTAAGTCTATTTAACggtgttttatgtgttataattatatttatttaacaaaaaattgctTAGTGTGATAATTGAAAGCTGTCTCAGTGTTatgaagttatatatttaaactcatACGTGGTATgacatttttaagtaaaaataacagtcCTCTGTGCAACAGTCCTCTGGAAATTTATAACACAGAGAACTGTTCAATGTAACAGAGAACTGTTTTATTTGACGTccgtgtattttattaatattccttATAGTATGCACTAACCTACTGTTTGTCGATagcttctttctttcttacaAAGGCATGCCACGCTCATTCAGATcttgttttctattaatatggattttgaaatatacaataatatgtacctaataaCTACCTGTTTTTAAACCCTAccgttttaaattcaattttgaaaGTTTAGGCACAAGAAAGCTAGTTAAAGATATGAGTCGACGTGAACACAAAGCTGTGACTAAAGAGTGGAGAGAGCACTGCTACCTATCgtgtaaaaaaaaagctttgaaagaaattacaaacaattttgtaCGACAAAATACGCCCGAAACCGAGGGTTCTCCTCCTACTTAATGTTCTGTCTCTCCATCAATACTACCTATGAGTCCTATGACCACTCCATGAAGTGATGCAAGTAATGCGAGAAAGCGTAATGCGAGAAAGAAACgtgacaaaattataaaggataaagacaaaaagatcgagtattacaaaaaaaatccgaGAAGTATAGGAAGAGATTAGAACGTTTGGAAAAAGCTAAGACAAAGGAAAATGTAGACACACCTAAcactaaacttattaaaatgtgtGATTCGCCAGTAACTCGCAGAGAAGTAGTCATTCAAGTCAAGTGTTGAATGCACAGCTGAAAGAAAACTACTCTAATTTAAAAACCTgccaagaaaaacaaattttcggAAAAGTCTTGTCCGGTAAACTAATTCACAAGTACAAGTTATGGCGAAGCAAAGATAGTGCTATATCTTATAAAAGAATTCAGAAAGCAGCACGTCAATCAGTTTTAGTACCTAAGCTTCGGACTCGCAAAGACAAAATTTCATCTGATTGCATAAAAACTGTACGAatcttttatgaaaatgatgACAACAGCAGACTTAGACTTAGACAGACTTTAATGGCACtctaaaaatacatcaaataaAGGCTGAAATATTAAGAAGTCCTCTGGAATCAGCTCCAAGATGCGCTAAACTCATAATGAAAAGTTTAAGTTGCAATTGTGAAGACGAGTGCtagcattttaatttaggAGCGTTACAGtacaaaaacaagacaaaaCTTAACGTAGATGATATTTACACAGACtctgaaaatgaaaacatgGACAACTCACAGGATCCCACAATGAAGACCGACTACGACGCTGCACTAGCTGGACCTAGTTCAATTAACCAACAGAATTACACCATCGGTGATTACGTCTTGGTTAAATTTCTAGTAAGAAACACTGAATATTGTTATGCTGCAGTAATTAATAAGATAGATATGGAAGAAGGCGAACTAACAGTAACCTTCTTAAAAATTTGTGATGATAAAGGACACAGGTTCAGAGTCGATGAAAATGATGTTTCTGATGTGTCCTTTGACCAAGTATTAAAGAAGTTGCCAAACCCAGATATTGCCCTAAAAGGGaaacgaatattttattattttaatatacctgtACCTGTTTTTGAGAAATAAGTCTGCATTGATAAGTAAACAAGGCTGATTCTTAGTACCTAAgcttaattttgattataattattttaatttgttactcAGAGAGCGAAACTCGCAATTTCttcctaataaatataaatatttctgtatgtgatacagtatttaataaagaaggtaatttatttgattacatttaataactaatattgtgtttttattcatataaacattGACTTAAACTGGTATCTGGGTAGATAAAACATTCCTCTGGGTGGCAAAACAGTCCTCTGCCGCGTTTTTTCACAAAATTGCTTATAATTCGACAAATAAGGGAAAATTACGATGGtttcttgtttaaatatttatatattataactatctatcgacttaacatattatatttttattttttagaaaaaaaaggttaggacAACTGTCAATAGACAAGTTTCCAGTTAGTAGAGAATGGCCCATATATAGTAGTACTACTACTTTAAGCCTAAGGATAGGAACATAATATTCTTAAGACTCAAAATTTTCTTACACAAGTaccttttttttcaattatttataaactcacCTGAATAGACATATCTTAGGAGAGCCTTGAATGCTTGGAGTGGTGCCTGCAACTCCACTTCAGACTAAAAACAACAAGTTTATCAATAAGttaacaacaaataaattgctacatatttttataaataaaccgtAATTTaaccatattaattataatatttatttttattataattttatataatttttattaaccatAATATAACCATATTAATGTTAAGgagtaatgaaattatttattagtaaaatttttatgaacTTTGTACCAAAATCATGTTTTGAACAACATcaacacacacaaatatattaaaatatt includes:
- the LOC110999562 gene encoding BTB/POZ domain-containing protein 9 isoform X1; this encodes MDKMTSQHHYMPADSNCSCRVGEIEHISHLSEHIGSLCLSSEYSDVTLIVEGQRIPAHKVILAASSDYFRALLYGGMRESSQSEVELQAPLQAFKALLRYVYSGHMGLSLLREDTVLDMLGLAHQFNYQKLETAISDYLRQVLALRNVCAVLDAARLYRLDALMDYCFNFLDRNATEVLQHDTFLQLSIEALQGLLERDSFFAPEVDIFKAVCNWFNANQQWVKSDSSMAHVEKILKCVRLTLMSLEELLTVVRPFSLVTPDMLLDAIQEKTQTSTTDLPHRGLLLPEENVATPKRGARVITGDMRSALLDGDTENYDMERGYTRHTISDAPDNPGIIVRLATTTIINHVRLLLWDRDNRSYAYFVEVSVDQKDWVRVIDHSNYFCRSWQNLYFGPRVVQYIKIVGTSNTVNKVFHAVSMEAMHTTRVPPLSDGLIEPLHNVATVELSAVVIEGISRSRNALLNGDTEHYDWEQGYTCHQLGSGAIVVQLAQPYLLSSIRMLLWDCDYRHYSYYVEVSLNYWHWDMVADRTRDTCRSWQVIYFTPRPVSIIRIVGTNNSVNEFDHVQVFHLVHLECPAQVDREDPAAKKQRSDDTRPAQVGQANAAETRDSPSPPAEGSPPPEAGTSRRALPPAETATEAEERYDALD
- the LOC110999562 gene encoding BTB/POZ domain-containing protein 9 isoform X2; the encoded protein is MDKMTSQHHYMPADSNCSCRVGEIEHISHLSEHIGSLCLSSEYSDVTLIVEGQRIPAHKVILAASSDYFRALLYGGMRESSQSEVELQAPLQAFKALLRYVYSGHMGLSLLREDTVLDMLGLAHQFNYQKLETAISDYLRQVLALRNVCAVLDAARLYRLDALMDYCFNFLDRNATEVLQHDTFLQLSIEALQGLLERDSFFAPEVDIFKAVCNWFNANQQWVKSDSSMAHVEKILKCVRLTLMSLEELLTVVRPFSLVTPDMLLDAIQEKTQTSTTDLPHRGLLLPEENVATPKRGARVITGDMRSALLDGDTENYDMERGYTRHTISDAPDNPGIIVRLATTTIINHVRLLLWDRDNRSYAYFVEVSVDQKDWVRVIDHSNYFCRSWQNLYFGPRVVQYIKIVGTSNTVNKVFHAVSMEAMHTTRVPPLSDGLIEPLHNVATVELSAVVIEGISRSRNALLNGDTEHYDWEQGYTCHQLGSGAIVVQLAQPYLLSSIRMLLWDCDYRHYSYYVEVSLNYWHWDMVADRTRDTCRSWQVIYFTPRPVSIIRIVGTNNSVNEVFHLVHLECPAQVDREDPAAKKQRSDDTRPAQVGQANAAETRDSPSPPAEGSPPPEAGTSRRALPPAETATEAEERYDALD